The Quadrisphaera sp. DSM 44207 genome window below encodes:
- a CDS encoding oxidoreductase, which produces MGLLSRWWRRRRRSSAAAAEGGWRARSGADAEHLRSFAASRTGVEAYVEPATSVTPTTLVLVAQDGEWTRRRVPDPAAAWAFARRLGIPVYDVNQTGYPQRMREHTARRRRDEQPG; this is translated from the coding sequence GTGGGCCTACTCTCGCGGTGGTGGCGCCGCCGCCGGCGGTCGTCCGCCGCCGCGGCCGAGGGCGGGTGGCGGGCCCGCTCCGGGGCGGACGCCGAGCACCTGCGCTCCTTCGCGGCCTCCCGCACGGGCGTGGAGGCCTACGTCGAGCCGGCGACGTCCGTGACGCCGACGACGCTGGTGCTCGTCGCGCAGGACGGCGAGTGGACGCGCCGCCGCGTGCCGGACCCCGCCGCGGCGTGGGCCTTCGCCCGGCGCCTCGGGATCCCGGTGTACGACGTGAACCAGACCGGGTACCCGCAGCGGATGCGCGAGCACACGGCGCGCCGCCGCCGCGACGAGCAGCCGGGCTGA
- a CDS encoding methionine ABC transporter ATP-binding protein, translating into MIELDQLTKAYGHGPGRTVVLDHLDLTVRTGEIVAIVGPSGAGKSTLAQCVNLLERPTSGSVVVGGVDLSSLGERRLRAARRQIGTIFQSDGLQSRRTAEENVALPLRYLGVTPAERRRRVAELLDRVGLADRARHYPHQLSGGQRQRVGIARALALRPSVLLADEATSGLDPEATASVVALVRQLRDELGLSILFITHEMDVVVDVADRAARLEAGRIGESGRVVDLLRDPSSALGAALLGRREDAGPARAGVWSVTYRSPDVPGDWLVRASLALNADVALLDASVGAVGGQTVGRATVRIDERTDPVRVEGVLRALGLAPGRGAGSAPAAAQPPAPAPSAPDAAARLEPVA; encoded by the coding sequence GTGATCGAGCTCGACCAGCTGACCAAGGCCTACGGCCACGGACCGGGGCGCACCGTCGTCCTGGACCACCTGGACCTGACCGTGCGCACCGGCGAGATCGTCGCCATCGTCGGCCCCAGCGGCGCCGGCAAGAGCACCCTCGCGCAGTGCGTGAACCTCCTCGAGCGGCCCACCTCCGGGTCGGTCGTCGTGGGCGGGGTGGACCTGTCCTCCCTCGGCGAGCGCCGCCTGCGCGCCGCGCGCCGCCAGATCGGCACGATCTTCCAGTCCGACGGCCTGCAGTCGCGCCGCACCGCGGAGGAGAACGTGGCGCTGCCGCTGCGGTACCTGGGCGTCACGCCCGCGGAGCGGCGCCGGCGCGTGGCCGAGCTGCTCGACCGCGTCGGCCTGGCCGACCGCGCCCGCCACTACCCGCACCAGCTCTCCGGAGGGCAGCGCCAGCGCGTCGGCATCGCGCGCGCCCTCGCCCTGCGCCCCTCGGTGCTGCTCGCCGACGAGGCCACCTCCGGCCTCGACCCCGAGGCCACGGCGTCCGTCGTGGCCCTGGTCCGGCAGCTGCGCGACGAGCTGGGCCTGTCCATCCTCTTCATCACGCACGAGATGGACGTCGTCGTGGACGTGGCCGACCGCGCCGCCCGCCTCGAGGCCGGGCGGATCGGGGAGTCCGGGCGCGTCGTGGACCTGCTGCGCGACCCGTCCTCGGCCCTCGGCGCGGCCCTGCTCGGACGCCGCGAGGACGCCGGGCCGGCGCGCGCGGGGGTGTGGTCGGTGACCTACCGGTCCCCGGACGTGCCGGGGGACTGGCTCGTGCGCGCCTCCCTCGCCCTCAACGCCGACGTCGCCCTCCTCGACGCCTCCGTGGGCGCGGTGGGCGGCCAGACCGTCGGGCGCGCCACGGTGCGCATCGACGAGCGGACCGACCCGGTGCGCGTCGAGGGCGTGCTGCGCGCCCTCGGCCTCGCCCCGGGCCGCGGCGCCGGCAGCGCTCCCGCCGCCGCGCAGCCCCCCGCCCCCGCGCCGTCCGCCCCGGACGCCGCCGCGCGGCTGGAGCCGGTGGCGTGA
- a CDS encoding M50 family metallopeptidase — protein MSDAVAQLLERVSGAQPAPPPVVVLATAVAALALVALRPAWARARHVVTIVHEGAHGVVAALAGRRLRGIRLHSDSSGVAVSAGRPTGAGMVLTAAAGYPGPALLGLGAAAVLGTGHAVALLWGLLAALALLLVQVRTWFGLWSVLVLGAVLVGVTLGLPEQAQSAFAHLVAWFLLLAAPRTVLELASARRRQRAPTSDADQLARLTGVPAPAWVAAFLLLAAAALALGGRWLLAGALGG, from the coding sequence GTGAGCGACGCCGTGGCCCAGCTGCTCGAGCGCGTGAGCGGCGCCCAGCCCGCGCCGCCTCCGGTCGTCGTGCTCGCCACCGCGGTCGCGGCCCTGGCGCTGGTGGCGCTGCGCCCGGCGTGGGCGCGAGCGCGGCACGTGGTGACGATCGTCCACGAGGGCGCCCACGGGGTCGTGGCGGCGCTGGCCGGACGCCGGCTGCGCGGCATCCGGCTGCACTCGGACTCCTCCGGCGTCGCCGTCTCCGCCGGCCGCCCGACGGGGGCGGGGATGGTGCTGACCGCGGCGGCCGGGTACCCCGGCCCGGCGCTGCTGGGCCTGGGCGCGGCGGCCGTCCTCGGCACCGGGCACGCCGTCGCCCTGCTGTGGGGCCTGCTCGCGGCGCTGGCCCTGCTGCTGGTGCAGGTGCGCACCTGGTTCGGCCTGTGGTCCGTGCTCGTCCTCGGCGCCGTCCTCGTCGGCGTCACGCTCGGGCTGCCGGAGCAGGCGCAGTCGGCGTTCGCGCACCTGGTCGCGTGGTTCCTGCTGCTGGCCGCCCCGCGCACGGTGCTGGAGCTGGCGAGCGCCCGCCGCCGCCAGCGCGCCCCGACGTCCGACGCCGACCAGCTGGCGCGGCTGACCGGGGTGCCGGCGCCCGCCTGGGTCGCGGCCTTCCTCCTGCTCGCCGCGGCCGCGCTGGCCCTCGGCGGGCGCTGGCTGCTGGCCGGGGCGCTGGGCGGCTGA
- a CDS encoding methionine ABC transporter permease: MPVLTASGDTPLAQIPALVVPALGDTLLMVGVVMVLVVALGVPLGVLVHDLAPGGLFENRPLHTALGWVVSVGRSLPFLILMAALVPVTRFITGTNIGIAAAVVPMTLAGTAFFARIVENALRSVPPELVRVARASGASPLQIITTVQLSEAAPLVVGGLTINTIAMIEYSAIAGTIGAGGIGYVAVTYGYQRFDHAVMITTIAILVGAVALVQLVGDRLVRRLTPHLRTARRGRAGAAARPDPAPAAPQAAA; the protein is encoded by the coding sequence CTGCCCGTGCTCACCGCCTCCGGCGACACGCCGCTCGCACAGATCCCCGCCCTCGTCGTCCCGGCCCTCGGCGACACGCTGCTCATGGTCGGCGTCGTCATGGTCCTCGTCGTCGCGCTCGGCGTCCCCCTCGGCGTCCTCGTGCACGACCTGGCGCCCGGCGGGCTGTTCGAGAACCGGCCCCTGCACACCGCCCTCGGCTGGGTCGTCAGCGTCGGGCGCTCCCTGCCGTTCCTCATCCTCATGGCGGCCCTGGTGCCGGTGACCCGCTTCATCACCGGCACCAACATCGGCATCGCCGCCGCCGTGGTGCCCATGACGCTGGCGGGCACCGCCTTCTTCGCCCGCATCGTCGAGAACGCCCTGCGCAGCGTCCCGCCGGAGCTCGTGCGCGTCGCCCGGGCCTCCGGCGCCTCCCCGCTGCAGATCATCACCACGGTGCAGCTGAGCGAGGCGGCGCCGCTGGTCGTCGGCGGCCTGACGATCAACACCATCGCGATGATCGAGTACTCGGCCATCGCCGGGACGATCGGCGCCGGCGGCATCGGCTACGTGGCCGTCACCTACGGCTACCAGCGCTTCGACCACGCCGTGATGATCACGACCATCGCGATCCTCGTGGGCGCCGTCGCCCTCGTGCAGCTGGTCGGCGACCGGCTCGTGCGCCGGCTCACCCCGCACCTGCGCACCGCCCGTCGCGGCCGCGCGGGCGCCGCTGCGCGCCCCGACCCCGCTCCGGCCGCGCCGCAGGCCGCCGCCTGA
- a CDS encoding DUF3043 domain-containing protein: MRTRSSRSARRRGIRPCTSSRRAPATGEGGVAAMAGQRSARRRRRRRAPRTPYPGPVLGRGKQGATPLRKLGASPLGRRAAAPVAPPAPARPEKAGGKNRPTPSRASAQAANRRPLVASDRRAAGRGSRESARAERVRAREGMLAGDERYLPSRDRGPVRRYVRDVVDARRNAGEHFLLVVIAILVTQLVVRSVTFQLVTTAVLWAAVLVVVVDGFLLARALRRGITERFGAAALERGVVRYGVFRALQLRRSRIPRPAVQRGQRPR; encoded by the coding sequence ATGCGCACGAGGTCCTCGAGGTCGGCGCGCAGGCGCGGCATCAGGCCGTGCACCTCCTCCCGCAGGGCGCCGGCGACGGGGGAGGGCGGGGTCGCTGCCATGGCCGGGCAACGTAGCGCCCGGCGGCGACGGCGCCGGAGGGCACCGCGCACGCCGTACCCTGGGCCCGTGCTCGGACGTGGGAAGCAGGGTGCGACGCCGCTGCGCAAGCTAGGGGCGTCGCCGCTGGGGAGGCGGGCCGCGGCACCCGTCGCACCGCCGGCACCGGCGCGGCCCGAGAAGGCCGGCGGCAAGAATCGCCCGACGCCGAGCCGCGCGTCCGCGCAGGCCGCCAACCGCCGTCCCCTCGTGGCCTCCGACCGGCGCGCGGCCGGCCGCGGCTCGCGCGAGAGCGCCCGCGCGGAGCGGGTGCGGGCCCGCGAGGGGATGCTCGCCGGCGACGAGCGCTACCTGCCCAGCCGCGACCGCGGCCCGGTGCGCCGGTACGTGCGCGACGTCGTCGACGCCCGCCGCAACGCCGGCGAGCACTTCCTCCTCGTCGTCATCGCGATCCTCGTCACCCAGCTCGTCGTGCGCTCGGTCACGTTCCAGCTGGTCACCACGGCGGTGCTGTGGGCCGCCGTGCTCGTCGTCGTCGTCGACGGCTTCCTCCTCGCCCGCGCGCTGCGCCGCGGGATCACCGAGCGGTTCGGCGCCGCCGCGCTGGAGCGCGGGGTGGTCCGCTACGGGGTCTTCCGCGCCCTGCAGCTGCGCCGCAGCCGCATCCCGCGCCCCGCCGTCCAGCGCGGCCAGCGCCCGCGCTGA
- a CDS encoding MetQ/NlpA family ABC transporter substrate-binding protein, translated as MTTEPTTRPAAPVDETHGFTLRRARRWPWVAGAGLAAAGVAAAVVVPRLTADPVANEVPGATLYVATAEGNAREQALVEFVAEEVAPRYGIEVAFKGLADSNTINRAVSEGEVAATVYQHELWLSQVLEANPDFEETAATPVFRWGFGLWSDRWGSVEEIPDGATISLYSDPANEAQGLWVLERADLITLDPAVDEWRATVDDVAENPKGLQFTLLDFGAQSRALPDLDAAVGYTEYYLAAKVPLEKQIFAPPAPDEFAGQLTVGTEWLDEPNIVDLVEAFQDPAVQEYLATDPEVQGVLLPLDAR; from the coding sequence ATGACCACCGAGCCCACCACCCGCCCCGCCGCGCCCGTCGACGAGACCCACGGCTTCACGCTGCGCCGTGCTCGCCGCTGGCCCTGGGTCGCCGGCGCCGGCCTCGCCGCCGCGGGCGTCGCCGCGGCCGTCGTCGTCCCGCGCCTGACCGCCGACCCCGTGGCCAACGAGGTGCCCGGCGCGACCCTGTACGTCGCCACCGCCGAGGGCAACGCCCGCGAGCAGGCGCTCGTGGAGTTCGTCGCCGAGGAGGTCGCGCCGCGCTACGGCATCGAGGTCGCGTTCAAGGGCCTGGCCGACTCCAACACCATCAACCGCGCCGTCAGCGAGGGCGAGGTCGCGGCCACCGTCTACCAGCACGAGCTGTGGCTCTCCCAGGTGCTCGAGGCCAACCCCGACTTCGAGGAGACCGCCGCCACGCCGGTCTTCCGGTGGGGCTTCGGCCTGTGGTCGGACCGGTGGGGCAGCGTCGAGGAGATCCCGGACGGCGCGACCATCTCCCTCTACTCCGACCCCGCCAACGAGGCGCAGGGCCTGTGGGTGCTCGAGCGCGCCGACCTGATCACCCTCGACCCGGCGGTCGACGAGTGGCGCGCCACGGTCGACGACGTCGCGGAGAACCCCAAGGGCCTGCAGTTCACGCTCCTGGACTTCGGGGCGCAGTCCCGCGCGCTGCCCGACCTCGACGCCGCCGTCGGCTACACCGAGTACTACCTGGCCGCGAAGGTCCCGCTGGAGAAGCAGATCTTCGCCCCGCCGGCCCCGGACGAGTTCGCCGGGCAGCTGACGGTCGGCACCGAGTGGCTCGACGAGCCGAACATCGTCGACCTGGTCGAGGCGTTCCAGGACCCGGCGGTGCAGGAGTACCTGGCCACCGACCCGGAGGTGCAGGGCGTGCTGCTGCCCCTCGACGCCCGGTAG
- a CDS encoding ABC-F family ATP-binding cassette domain-containing protein — MSATLVARGLAAGHADRTLFSGLDLVVAPGDVVGLVGANGAGKSTLLRLLAGLEAPLAGSVALTPPGASVGWLPQEVSRTPGETVREHLARRTGVAAAQAELDAATAALADAHHPRHAGAEDRYAAAFDRWLALGAADLEERTDQVVADLGLPADLLRGGGAAMTGLSGGQAARVGLAALLLSRFDVLLLDEPTNDLDLDGLARLERFVSAQRAGTVVVSHDREFLARSVTSVVELDLAQQRVGVYGGGYEAYLQERAVARRHAREAYEEYAGERGRLLERARTQRAWMDKGVRDAVRKASDPDKVLRQHRREASEKQAAKARQTERRLERLEAVEEPRKEWQLRYAIAPAPRSSSVVATLRGAVVTRPGPDGAPAFVLGPVDLQVDAGDRIGVTGPNGAGKTTLLAALLGRAPLAAGTSALGPSVAVGEVDQARSRLAGAAPLAEALGAELPEWPGADVRTLLAKFGLRGGSVLRPATSLSPGERTRAALALLQARGVNLLVLDEPTNHLDLPAIEQLEDALEAYTGALLLVTHDRRLLQAVSLTRRWRVEAGRVSET; from the coding sequence GTGAGCGCCACCCTGGTCGCGCGCGGCCTCGCCGCCGGGCACGCCGACCGCACCCTGTTCTCCGGCCTCGACCTCGTCGTCGCCCCGGGCGACGTCGTGGGCCTGGTGGGCGCGAACGGGGCGGGCAAGTCCACCCTGCTGCGCCTGCTCGCCGGGCTCGAGGCGCCGCTGGCGGGCAGCGTCGCCCTCACCCCGCCCGGCGCGAGCGTCGGGTGGCTGCCGCAGGAGGTCTCCCGCACGCCCGGGGAGACCGTGCGCGAGCACCTGGCCCGCCGCACCGGCGTGGCGGCGGCGCAGGCCGAGCTGGACGCCGCGACCGCCGCGCTCGCGGACGCCCACCACCCGCGGCACGCCGGCGCGGAGGACCGCTACGCGGCCGCCTTCGACCGGTGGCTGGCGCTCGGCGCCGCGGACCTGGAGGAGCGCACCGACCAGGTGGTGGCCGACCTCGGCCTGCCCGCCGACCTGCTGCGCGGCGGCGGCGCCGCCATGACGGGCCTGTCGGGCGGCCAGGCGGCGCGCGTGGGCCTGGCCGCGCTGCTGCTCTCCCGCTTCGACGTCCTGCTGCTCGACGAGCCCACCAACGACCTCGACCTCGACGGGCTGGCGCGCCTGGAGCGCTTCGTGAGCGCGCAGCGGGCCGGCACGGTCGTGGTCTCGCACGACCGCGAGTTCCTCGCCCGCTCGGTCACCTCCGTGGTCGAGCTGGACCTCGCGCAGCAGCGGGTCGGCGTCTACGGCGGCGGCTACGAGGCGTACCTGCAGGAGCGGGCGGTGGCCCGCCGCCACGCGCGCGAGGCGTACGAGGAGTACGCCGGCGAGCGCGGCCGGCTGCTGGAGCGGGCGCGCACGCAGCGGGCGTGGATGGACAAGGGCGTGCGCGACGCGGTGCGCAAGGCCTCCGACCCGGACAAGGTCCTCAGGCAGCACCGCCGGGAGGCCTCGGAGAAGCAGGCCGCCAAGGCGCGCCAGACCGAGCGCCGCCTGGAGCGCCTCGAGGCCGTCGAGGAGCCGCGCAAGGAGTGGCAGCTGCGCTACGCCATCGCCCCGGCGCCGCGCTCGAGCAGCGTCGTGGCGACCCTGCGCGGCGCCGTCGTCACCCGCCCGGGCCCGGACGGCGCGCCCGCCTTCGTGCTGGGCCCGGTGGACCTGCAGGTCGACGCCGGGGACCGGATCGGGGTGACCGGTCCGAACGGCGCGGGCAAGACCACGCTGCTCGCGGCCCTGCTCGGCCGGGCACCGCTGGCGGCCGGCACGTCCGCGCTCGGTCCCAGCGTGGCCGTCGGCGAGGTGGACCAGGCGCGCAGCCGGCTCGCCGGCGCAGCGCCGCTCGCGGAGGCGCTCGGGGCCGAGCTGCCCGAGTGGCCGGGAGCCGACGTCCGCACCCTGCTCGCCAAGTTCGGCCTGCGCGGGGGCTCCGTGCTGCGCCCCGCGACCTCCCTCTCCCCCGGCGAGCGCACGCGCGCCGCCCTGGCGCTGCTGCAGGCGCGCGGGGTGAACCTGCTCGTGCTCGACGAGCCCACCAACCACCTGGACCTGCCCGCGATCGAGCAGCTGGAGGACGCGCTGGAGGCGTACACCGGGGCGCTGCTGCTCGTCACGCACGACCGGCGGCTGCTGCAGGCGGTCTCGCTGACCCGCCGCTGGCGCGTGGAGGCCGGGCGGGTCAGCGAGACCTGA
- a CDS encoding leucyl aminopeptidase produces the protein MPTLTATARTLQTVPADAVVLGVAAGASGAGPRLLGADDLPAELRGVLGASLAGLGVTGRPDEVRRVPTAGALGAPVLVLTGLGRVGAAGPDAEALRRAAGAAVRELAGTGSVALALPADDVDAAAAVAEGALLGAYAYRAYRRRSAAEHRAPVEQLLLVTPLHRERALEDRVERATVLAAAVAGARDLVNCPPADLYPASFADAVRERAKGLPVKVTVLDEQALAEGGYGGILGVGQGSSRPPRLVALSYAPRGAKAHLALVGKGITFDSGGLSIKPAGSMETMKCDMAGAAAVLEAALAVARLGLPVRVTAWMALAENMPSGTAQRPSDVLTTYGGRTVEVLNTDAEGRLVLADALVAAGEEQPDAVVDVATLTGAQVVALGTRVSAVMGEDDAFRERVLAAASRAGEQFWPMPLPEELRASMDSQVADIANMGDRMGGMLVAGLFLREFVPRTGGGSAPEDAPRLPWAHLDVAGPAFNEGAPHGYTGKGGTGVAVRTLVALAEDYVS, from the coding sequence GTGCCCACGCTGACCGCCACCGCCAGGACGCTGCAGACCGTGCCGGCCGACGCGGTCGTGCTCGGCGTCGCCGCGGGCGCGAGCGGCGCGGGGCCCCGGCTGCTGGGGGCCGACGACCTGCCCGCGGAGCTGCGCGGGGTCCTGGGCGCCTCCCTGGCGGGCCTGGGCGTCACCGGCCGTCCCGACGAGGTGCGGCGCGTGCCGACCGCCGGCGCGCTGGGCGCCCCGGTCCTGGTGCTGACCGGGCTCGGCCGCGTCGGTGCCGCGGGCCCGGACGCCGAGGCCCTGCGCCGCGCCGCGGGAGCGGCCGTGCGCGAGCTGGCCGGCACGGGCTCCGTGGCGCTGGCGCTGCCGGCCGACGACGTCGACGCCGCCGCGGCGGTGGCCGAGGGGGCCCTGCTGGGCGCGTACGCGTACCGCGCCTACCGGCGCCGCAGCGCCGCGGAGCACCGCGCGCCCGTCGAGCAGCTGCTGCTCGTCACGCCGCTGCACCGCGAGCGCGCCCTGGAGGACCGCGTCGAGCGCGCCACCGTGCTGGCCGCGGCGGTCGCGGGCGCCCGCGACCTCGTCAACTGCCCGCCGGCCGACCTGTACCCGGCGTCCTTCGCCGACGCGGTGCGCGAGCGCGCCAAGGGCCTGCCCGTCAAGGTCACCGTGCTGGACGAGCAGGCGCTGGCCGAGGGCGGCTACGGCGGCATCCTCGGCGTCGGCCAGGGCTCCAGCCGTCCCCCGCGCCTGGTCGCGCTGTCCTACGCGCCCCGCGGCGCCAAGGCCCACCTCGCGCTGGTCGGCAAGGGCATCACGTTCGACTCCGGCGGCCTGTCGATCAAGCCGGCGGGCAGCATGGAGACGATGAAGTGCGACATGGCCGGCGCGGCGGCGGTCCTCGAGGCCGCGCTCGCCGTCGCGCGCCTCGGGCTGCCGGTGCGCGTGACGGCGTGGATGGCGCTCGCGGAGAACATGCCCTCGGGCACCGCCCAGCGGCCCTCCGACGTCCTGACGACCTACGGCGGGCGCACGGTGGAGGTGCTCAACACCGACGCCGAGGGCCGCCTGGTGCTCGCGGACGCGCTCGTGGCCGCCGGGGAGGAGCAGCCCGACGCCGTCGTCGACGTCGCGACCCTGACCGGCGCGCAGGTCGTCGCCCTCGGCACCCGCGTGTCGGCCGTCATGGGCGAGGACGACGCGTTCCGCGAGCGCGTGCTCGCCGCGGCCTCGCGCGCCGGTGAGCAGTTCTGGCCCATGCCGCTGCCGGAGGAGCTGCGGGCCAGCATGGACTCCCAGGTCGCCGACATCGCCAACATGGGCGACCGGATGGGCGGCATGCTGGTGGCAGGCCTGTTCCTGCGCGAGTTCGTCCCGCGCACCGGCGGCGGGAGCGCCCCCGAGGACGCACCGCGCCTGCCGTGGGCCCACCTGGACGTCGCCGGGCCGGCCTTCAACGAGGGCGCGCCGCACGGCTACACCGGCAAGGGCGGCACGGGCGTGGCCGTGCGCACGCTGGTGGCCCTCGCGGAGGACTACGTCTCCTGA